A region of Sphingomonas sp. DNA encodes the following proteins:
- a CDS encoding DUF2285 domain-containing protein: MRPEGHSDWRDAAAYAPLLEADRSILAWEWLRRDPAYRQAAGRWLRRPASRGACEAAAAWGLHAFEPPHRPAPLARPVWRTDVHAHVLAAMAVGAGPGPDAFDLSRLEAMSTLVRTQGRERLLISDGLRAIRLDILSGSLAAGPVRLRYLLSGLDTAEKPLLTLRRLLALWRRGRFSAMLHPREPRAARWVLMLRAFDALGAGADQREIAEALLSDAAAGARWRTASPSLRSRVQRLVRGARRMAAGGYLRLLG; the protein is encoded by the coding sequence GTGCGACCGGAAGGCCATTCGGATTGGAGGGACGCGGCGGCTTATGCGCCGCTGCTCGAAGCCGATCGCTCGATCCTGGCCTGGGAGTGGCTTCGGCGCGATCCGGCGTATCGACAAGCCGCCGGGCGGTGGCTGCGCCGGCCGGCGTCGCGCGGGGCCTGCGAAGCCGCCGCCGCGTGGGGCCTCCACGCCTTCGAGCCGCCGCATCGCCCGGCGCCGCTCGCGCGGCCGGTCTGGCGGACCGACGTACACGCTCATGTGCTCGCTGCGATGGCGGTCGGGGCGGGGCCGGGGCCGGACGCGTTCGATCTTTCGCGTCTGGAAGCCATGTCCACGCTGGTCCGGACCCAGGGGCGCGAGCGCCTGCTCATCTCCGATGGCCTGCGCGCCATTCGTCTCGACATCCTCAGCGGCAGCCTCGCGGCGGGCCCGGTGCGGCTCCGCTACCTCCTGTCTGGCCTCGACACGGCGGAGAAACCCCTGCTCACCCTGCGGCGCCTGCTCGCCTTGTGGCGACGCGGCCGGTTCTCAGCCATGCTTCATCCGCGCGAGCCGCGGGCGGCAAGGTGGGTGCTGATGCTTCGGGCCTTCGACGCGCTGGGCGCCGGGGCCGATCAGCGCGAGATCGCCGAGGCGCTCCTCAGCGACGCCGCGGCCGGGGCGCGTTGGCGCACGGCGAGCCCGAGCCTCCGCTCCCGGGTCCAGCGGCTCGTCCGCGGCGCGAGGCGGATGGCGGCGGGAGGATATCTCCGGCTCCTCGGATGA
- a CDS encoding PepSY domain-containing protein, producing MRLSTLFLRRLHKWIGLLLGLQLVIWTVSGAAMALIDMEAVAGGPAPAEAAAAPPSASAWPRIREALPPGITRLEVRPLLGRAVVEASDGRATWLFDAADGRRLAIDAGAARRIAEAAYAGTGRARTVASLDALSLEVREHALPIWRVDFDDEAGSSFYVSGATGRLLERRNDSWRLWDFFWMLHNMDYAHRTSFNHPLIVTVAFGIVWLVATGIFLLFRTAWRPDLNALGRRLRRVRRPG from the coding sequence ATGAGACTCTCCACTCTCTTCCTTCGCCGGCTCCACAAGTGGATCGGTCTGCTGCTCGGGCTCCAGCTGGTGATCTGGACGGTCAGCGGCGCCGCCATGGCGCTGATCGACATGGAGGCGGTCGCCGGCGGGCCCGCCCCGGCCGAGGCTGCGGCCGCGCCGCCATCGGCCTCCGCCTGGCCGCGGATCCGGGAGGCGCTGCCGCCAGGCATCACGCGGCTCGAGGTGAGGCCGCTGCTCGGCCGTGCGGTGGTGGAGGCTTCGGACGGGCGGGCGACCTGGCTCTTTGATGCGGCGGACGGGCGGCGCCTGGCGATCGACGCCGGGGCGGCGCGCCGGATCGCCGAGGCGGCTTATGCAGGAACCGGCCGGGCGCGAACGGTCGCCTCCCTCGACGCCCTCAGCCTGGAGGTGCGCGAGCATGCGCTGCCGATCTGGCGGGTAGACTTCGACGACGAGGCGGGGAGCAGCTTCTACGTCTCCGGCGCGACGGGCCGCCTGCTCGAACGGCGCAACGACAGCTGGCGGCTCTGGGATTTCTTCTGGATGCTCCACAATATGGACTATGCGCACCGCACCAGCTTCAACCATCCGCTCATCGTCACCGTCGCCTTCGGCATCGTCTGGCTGGTCGCGACCGGCATCTTCCTGCTGTTCCGGACCGCGTGGCGGCCCGACCTCAACGCCCTTGGCAGGCGCCTCCGCCGGGTCCGGCGGCCGGGCTGA
- a CDS encoding PepSY domain-containing protein → MSFRIPLLARRLHKWLGLLIGAQLVLWALSGLYMTAVHIDIIHGDHLVREAPIRSLDAAGLVDPVALLGSRPGASVRLAWPGERPVFVVMSDGGTQMFDARTGAPAARPDEALIRAIARSRYAGSEPIVSARLIERIPGEIRGRRGPIWRVDFGGWNRPTFYLSAETGELVTRRHDLWRAFDFLWMLHIMDYDTRDNVNNNLLRLFTWAAVLMAASGAWLLAYNLPRRRRRKPAR, encoded by the coding sequence TTGTCCTTCCGCATTCCGCTGCTCGCGCGGCGCCTTCACAAATGGCTCGGCCTCCTGATCGGCGCGCAGCTCGTCCTGTGGGCGCTGAGCGGACTCTACATGACCGCGGTGCATATCGACATCATCCACGGCGACCATCTCGTCCGCGAGGCACCGATCCGTTCCCTCGACGCCGCCGGCCTCGTCGATCCTGTCGCCCTGCTCGGATCGCGTCCCGGTGCGTCGGTCCGCCTCGCCTGGCCCGGCGAACGGCCGGTCTTCGTCGTCATGTCGGACGGCGGCACGCAAATGTTCGACGCCCGCACGGGCGCGCCGGCGGCGCGCCCGGACGAGGCGTTGATCCGCGCCATCGCCCGCAGCCGCTATGCGGGTTCGGAGCCGATCGTCTCGGCCCGGCTGATCGAGCGGATACCCGGCGAGATCAGAGGCCGCCGCGGGCCGATCTGGCGGGTCGATTTCGGCGGCTGGAACCGGCCGACCTTCTATCTGTCGGCCGAGACGGGCGAGCTGGTCACCCGGCGCCACGATCTGTGGCGGGCGTTCGACTTCCTCTGGATGCTCCACATCATGGACTATGACACGCGCGACAACGTCAACAACAACCTCTTGCGCCTGTTCACCTGGGCGGCGGTGCTGATGGCGGCGTCGGGCGCCTGGCTGCTCGCCTACAATCTGCCGCGCCGCCGGAGGCGCAAGCCGGCCCGATGA
- a CDS encoding copper resistance system multicopper oxidase, with protein sequence MNATIDRRSLIRAGALGAAGLGLARFFPAWARSGSAGLGPDMPTLGGEEIALTIAEQPFSVGGHTRHAIMLNGTLPAPLIRLREGQNVRIAVTNRLAEDSSIHWHGIILPFRMDGVPGISFPGIRPGETFTYEFPIRQSGTYWYHSHSGLQEQEGHYGPLIFDPAEPDPVAYDREHVVVLSDWSRMHSHLIFRRLKQEGGFFNRNRMTLAGRLSGDPEHRMSQAERMMWAEMRMDPTDILDVTGAVYTYLINGHGPDENWTGLFRPGERVRLRIINSAAQTIFNFRIPGLRMTVVAADGQNVRPVEVDEFRISVAETYDVIVQPSESRAYTLVSEAIDRSGMGVATLAPRPGMRGEVPPLRDRPLLTMRDMGMGDMAHGNMEMGGAPSSAADPMAGMDHGAMQGSAARTGDAMAGMQHGAPEGEARPMYSRANPPPGVEAGVGVDNIAEMPVDRTGEPGHGLENVGHRVLTYRDLVSLAPNPDPRPATRTVEVHLTGNMERFMWSFDGVKFSDNPEPIRFARNERVRLRLINDSMMAHPIHIHGHFMELVNGNPGHHPFKHTVDVLPGGTVDLDLTADAPGDWAFHCHLLYHMHAGMMRTVTVRPLDGEPA encoded by the coding sequence ATGAATGCCACGATCGACCGCCGGTCCCTGATCCGCGCCGGTGCGCTGGGCGCGGCCGGGCTCGGCCTGGCGCGCTTCTTCCCCGCCTGGGCGCGGAGCGGAAGCGCGGGGCTGGGCCCCGACATGCCGACGCTGGGCGGCGAGGAGATCGCGCTCACCATCGCCGAGCAGCCGTTCAGCGTGGGCGGCCATACCCGCCACGCAATCATGCTGAACGGGACCCTGCCGGCCCCGCTCATCCGCCTGCGCGAAGGTCAGAACGTCCGCATCGCGGTGACCAACCGGCTGGCCGAGGACAGCAGCATCCACTGGCACGGCATCATCCTCCCCTTCCGGATGGACGGGGTTCCCGGGATCAGCTTTCCGGGCATAAGGCCGGGCGAGACCTTCACCTACGAATTCCCGATCCGGCAGAGCGGGACCTACTGGTATCACAGCCATTCGGGGCTGCAGGAGCAGGAAGGCCATTACGGCCCGCTGATCTTCGATCCGGCCGAGCCCGACCCCGTCGCCTACGACCGCGAGCATGTGGTGGTGCTGAGCGACTGGAGCCGGATGCATTCGCACCTCATCTTCCGACGGCTCAAGCAGGAAGGCGGCTTCTTCAACCGCAACCGCATGACCCTCGCCGGGCGTCTCAGCGGCGATCCGGAGCACCGGATGAGCCAGGCCGAGCGCATGATGTGGGCCGAGATGCGGATGGACCCGACCGACATCCTCGACGTCACCGGAGCGGTCTATACCTATCTGATCAACGGCCACGGGCCGGATGAGAACTGGACCGGCCTGTTCCGGCCAGGCGAGCGCGTCCGCCTCAGGATCATCAACTCGGCCGCGCAGACCATCTTCAACTTCCGCATCCCCGGCCTTCGGATGACCGTGGTTGCTGCCGACGGCCAGAATGTCCGCCCGGTCGAGGTCGACGAGTTCCGAATCTCGGTCGCCGAGACCTACGACGTCATCGTCCAGCCGAGCGAGAGCCGCGCCTACACGCTCGTCTCCGAAGCGATCGACCGGTCGGGCATGGGCGTCGCCACCCTCGCGCCCCGACCCGGCATGCGCGGCGAGGTGCCGCCGCTTCGCGACCGCCCGCTGCTGACGATGCGCGACATGGGCATGGGCGACATGGCGCACGGCAATATGGAGATGGGGGGCGCCCCCTCTTCGGCGGCGGACCCGATGGCCGGTATGGATCATGGCGCGATGCAGGGAAGCGCCGCGCGGACCGGCGACGCGATGGCCGGAATGCAGCACGGCGCCCCCGAAGGCGAGGCGCGGCCGATGTACAGCCGGGCGAACCCGCCGCCCGGGGTCGAAGCCGGGGTGGGCGTCGACAATATCGCGGAGATGCCTGTCGACCGCACCGGGGAGCCCGGCCACGGCCTGGAGAATGTCGGCCACCGGGTTCTCACCTACCGCGACCTCGTGTCGCTCGCGCCCAACCCCGATCCGCGCCCGGCCACGCGCACCGTCGAGGTCCATCTCACCGGCAACATGGAGCGGTTCATGTGGTCGTTCGACGGGGTCAAGTTCTCGGACAATCCCGAGCCGATCCGGTTCGCCCGCAACGAGCGCGTGCGTCTGAGACTCATCAACGACAGCATGATGGCGCATCCGATCCACATCCACGGGCATTTCATGGAGCTCGTGAACGGCAATCCCGGCCACCATCCGTTCAAGCACACGGTCGACGTGCTTCCGGGCGGAACGGTCGATCTCGATTTGACCGCCGACGCGCCCGGCGACTGGGCGTTCCATTGCCACCTGCTCTACCACATGCATGCGGGCATGATGCGCACCGTCACCGTCCGGCCGCTCGACGGAGAGCCGGCATGA
- a CDS encoding copper resistance protein B, which yields MRARFLFLLAACVSAPALAQHQGHGARPPAPRPAPPSPCPPANPPAAGHSAHASSPAPESCSVQAPAPTPAPDPHAGHAATPATHPPADSDPHAGHAMSRPTPAPPPATTDPHAGHVMPAQPPAPSPPAAGADQHAGHAMPTQTATPAPADPHAGHAMEEPAAPPVAPPPPEALSGPVHAADLAYDPADMARARAEERRVNGAIPQSRFLIDRLEVAIGEGRDAYAWDDVQFWYGGDIDRLWIKSQGEGEFGGALESAEVQALWSRAISPWFDVQAGARYDFAPDPRRAYLVLGLQGLAPYWFELDTALFVSNKGDVSARFEAEYDLRITQRLILQPQVEADFQLQDVPELRLGSGLSTAELGLRLRHEFFPARAPAVLAPYVGVSYERAFGDTAAFRRAAGERAGGWRFLLGVRTWF from the coding sequence ATGAGGGCGCGATTCCTCTTCCTGCTGGCCGCCTGCGTGTCCGCTCCGGCGCTGGCCCAGCATCAGGGACATGGCGCCCGGCCGCCGGCTCCGCGCCCCGCTCCGCCGTCGCCCTGCCCGCCAGCCAATCCTCCGGCCGCAGGACATTCGGCGCATGCCAGCTCCCCGGCGCCGGAATCCTGCTCGGTGCAGGCTCCGGCTCCGACCCCCGCTCCCGACCCGCATGCCGGCCACGCGGCGACGCCGGCGACTCACCCCCCGGCGGACTCGGATCCGCACGCGGGCCATGCCATGTCCAGGCCGACCCCCGCGCCTCCTCCGGCCACGACCGACCCCCATGCCGGGCACGTCATGCCGGCCCAGCCCCCAGCCCCCTCGCCGCCCGCGGCGGGGGCCGATCAGCACGCCGGCCATGCCATGCCGACCCAGACCGCCACCCCCGCGCCTGCCGACCCCCATGCCGGCCACGCCATGGAGGAGCCCGCGGCGCCCCCGGTGGCCCCGCCGCCGCCCGAGGCCCTGAGCGGCCCGGTCCACGCTGCCGACCTCGCTTACGATCCGGCCGACATGGCGCGCGCGCGCGCGGAGGAGCGCCGCGTCAACGGCGCCATCCCCCAGTCCCGGTTCCTGATCGACCGGCTCGAGGTGGCCATCGGCGAGGGGCGCGACGCCTATGCCTGGGACGACGTCCAGTTCTGGTATGGCGGCGACATCGACCGGCTATGGATCAAGTCGCAGGGCGAAGGCGAATTCGGCGGCGCGCTCGAGAGCGCGGAGGTGCAGGCCCTGTGGAGCCGCGCGATCAGCCCGTGGTTCGACGTCCAGGCGGGCGCGCGCTACGACTTCGCGCCCGACCCGCGCCGCGCCTATCTCGTTCTCGGCCTGCAGGGCCTCGCCCCCTATTGGTTCGAGCTCGACACCGCCTTGTTCGTCTCGAACAAGGGCGACGTCAGCGCGCGGTTCGAGGCCGAATATGACCTCAGGATCACGCAGAGGCTGATCCTGCAGCCCCAGGTCGAGGCCGATTTCCAGCTCCAGGACGTGCCGGAGCTGCGGCTCGGCTCCGGGCTGTCGACCGCCGAGCTCGGGCTTCGCCTGCGCCACGAATTCTTCCCCGCCCGGGCGCCCGCCGTGCTCGCCCCCTATGTCGGGGTCAGCTACGAGCGCGCCTTCGGGGACACCGCCGCCTTCCGGCGCGCCGCCGGCGAGCGGGCCGGCGGCTGGCGCTTCTTGCTGGGAGTGAGGACATGGTTCTGA
- a CDS encoding nuclear transport factor 2 family protein, whose protein sequence is MLPAALALAAPAAAQGGPETDDSRAVSEVLARYRAAIERLDATGTEVLFAEDSQIFENGGVEGSYRNYLARHLGPELGHFTAFRFTDVNVDVRFEGGVALATETYNYRIERHEGAPIERRGVTTSVLRRTPEGWRVVSMHGSSRAPRPPRSAD, encoded by the coding sequence ATGCTGCCGGCCGCGCTTGCGCTCGCGGCGCCGGCCGCCGCTCAGGGCGGCCCCGAGACCGATGACAGCCGCGCCGTCAGCGAGGTGCTGGCCCGCTACCGCGCCGCGATCGAGCGGCTCGACGCCACCGGCACGGAGGTTTTGTTCGCCGAGGATTCGCAGATATTCGAGAATGGCGGCGTCGAGGGAAGCTACCGCAACTATCTCGCCCGCCATCTCGGGCCCGAGCTCGGCCATTTCACCGCCTTCAGATTCACCGACGTCAATGTCGACGTCCGTTTCGAAGGCGGCGTGGCGCTCGCCACCGAGACCTACAATTACCGGATCGAGCGCCACGAGGGCGCGCCGATCGAGCGCCGCGGAGTCACCACCAGCGTCCTGAGGCGCACGCCCGAGGGTTGGCGGGTGGTGAGCATGCACGGCTCGTCGCGGGCCCCGCGGCCGCCGCGATCCGCCGATTGA
- a CDS encoding DUF411 domain-containing protein → MIHYPGPTLARRQFLRGAVAFAALAAGGCARSAERPVPAMTVHRDAACGCCGAWASQARRAGFAATLIDEADLSAVKARLGVPADLASCHTALVDGYVIEGHVPFDQVRRLLRERPEGVAGLAVPGMPAGSPGMEVPDGRREAYQVVAFGSNGRRRVYHQVAAA, encoded by the coding sequence ATGATCCATTATCCTGGTCCGACCCTTGCCCGCCGCCAGTTCCTGCGCGGCGCGGTCGCGTTTGCCGCGCTCGCGGCGGGCGGCTGCGCCCGCTCCGCCGAGCGTCCGGTCCCGGCGATGACGGTGCACCGCGACGCCGCGTGCGGCTGCTGCGGCGCGTGGGCGAGCCAGGCGCGCCGGGCCGGCTTCGCGGCGACCCTGATCGACGAAGCCGACCTGTCCGCGGTCAAGGCGAGGCTCGGCGTTCCCGCCGACCTCGCCTCCTGCCACACGGCCCTGGTCGACGGATATGTGATCGAGGGCCATGTCCCCTTCGACCAGGTTCGCCGGCTGCTGCGCGAGCGTCCGGAGGGCGTCGCCGGCCTGGCCGTGCCGGGCATGCCGGCGGGGTCGCCCGGCATGGAAGTGCCGGACGGGCGGCGCGAGGCCTATCAGGTGGTCGCCTTCGGCAGCAACGGCAGGCGGCGGGTCTATCATCAGGTTGCGGCCGCTTGA
- a CDS encoding periplasmic heavy metal sensor has protein sequence MSPGPRRTLQVGLIAFLAALAGVLIGRSISSPEPSASSALHDLLHEELELDGAQLRRIESLETQFAARRRELELELRAENARLAAAIQLEHGYGPRVAAEVERSHATMGVLQNETLAHIFAMRAVLRPEQAAEFDRVVFRALTDTR, from the coding sequence GTGAGCCCGGGCCCCCGGCGGACGCTCCAGGTCGGGCTTATCGCCTTCCTCGCCGCTCTGGCCGGAGTCCTCATCGGCCGCAGCATCTCCTCGCCCGAGCCCTCCGCCTCGAGCGCGCTGCACGACCTCCTGCACGAGGAGCTGGAGCTCGATGGCGCGCAGTTGCGGCGGATCGAGTCCCTGGAAACCCAATTCGCTGCCCGGCGCCGCGAGCTCGAGCTGGAGCTTCGGGCCGAAAATGCCCGCCTCGCCGCCGCGATCCAGCTCGAGCACGGCTACGGCCCCCGGGTCGCCGCCGAGGTGGAGCGGTCCCACGCAACGATGGGCGTGCTGCAGAACGAGACGCTCGCGCACATCTTCGCCATGCGCGCCGTGCTGCGGCCGGAGCAGGCGGCGGAGTTCGACCGGGTCGTGTTCCGCGCGCTCACCGACACGCGGTGA
- a CDS encoding RNA polymerase sigma factor, whose product MRDEDCTDGELAALVLAGRKAAFAEIMRRHKEPLYRLILGHVGSPDDALDLVQESFVAAYRNLESYDPERPLRAWLARIAINKCRDWARRRNVRRFFSFARPLDDAAAVADPAPPPDAAAADREALDALWAAIAALPRSLKEPLLLCAVDGLSQAEAATVLRISPKAVETRLYRARAKLAAHRPGASRSSGDD is encoded by the coding sequence ATGCGCGACGAGGACTGTACCGACGGGGAACTGGCCGCGCTCGTCCTGGCCGGACGCAAGGCCGCCTTCGCCGAGATCATGCGGAGGCACAAGGAACCGCTCTACCGGCTGATCCTCGGCCACGTCGGCAGTCCCGACGACGCGCTCGACCTCGTCCAGGAGAGCTTCGTCGCCGCCTATCGGAATCTCGAAAGCTACGATCCCGAGCGGCCGCTGCGCGCCTGGCTCGCACGGATCGCGATCAACAAATGCCGCGACTGGGCGCGCCGCCGCAATGTGCGACGCTTCTTCAGCTTCGCGCGGCCGCTCGACGACGCGGCCGCCGTCGCCGATCCAGCGCCCCCGCCGGACGCCGCGGCCGCCGACCGCGAAGCTCTCGACGCGCTGTGGGCGGCGATCGCCGCCTTGCCGCGCTCGCTCAAGGAACCCCTCCTGCTCTGCGCGGTGGACGGGCTAAGCCAGGCGGAAGCCGCAACGGTGCTGCGGATCAGCCCGAAGGCGGTCGAGACGCGGCTTTACCGGGCGCGCGCGAAGCTCGCCGCGCATCGGCCCGGCGCGTCGCGCTCCTCCGGGGACGATTGA
- a CDS encoding HAD-IIIC family phosphatase translates to MFEFDKHVPSADFAAASPREAYAPLAGIRRRSFLLWGEHCIECAAPDCFASCDLYDARPDRRCRRFESGVYRNRAFAGASGYGAEIRFKTWGKLEARGHALLLPPALVRALEAGLGLALPVADRVGRLADRLFGDIRWSYLGYSLLERIVPWLRRRGARTPPPDMFAIELYNPEPEPASLLFSMSVDRTKLPPGSGADRVPPPLQLDLAIPPGYFRRLVPAELFADLLASGLPYNVAFTPAGEGLVRLVFLTADFVRLAPGAAGALPAGGAETRPGAKCVVFDLDNTLWRGILVEGPVRLRAGVADLFRSLDERGILISAVSRNDPAEAMAQLEAFGLADYILHPAIGWGAKSEGLRRIADELGLGLDSFMLVDDSPFERDEVARALPEVELLDERALDDLVDHPRLAGTVTRESRARRLMYREAGEREAAALTFGDDYLEFLRSCAIEVAVRPERPDDRERVQELVQRTNQLNFSGRKYDRLELERLLGEPGLDRHVVSCRDRYGDYGIVGFCLSRRLPSGLLIEDLMLSCRVQGKYVEQALLSHLCARGRPRVVKIRFRPTGRNAAAAAVLGTLGFAAADADLLARDVPTDRFATDLVAVNRPRRSATRRADARRASRAPGKAASRPPSG, encoded by the coding sequence ATGTTCGAGTTCGACAAGCATGTGCCCTCGGCGGATTTCGCTGCCGCGTCGCCCCGCGAAGCCTATGCGCCGCTGGCGGGCATCCGCAGGCGCTCGTTTCTGCTGTGGGGGGAGCATTGCATCGAGTGCGCCGCGCCCGACTGCTTCGCGAGCTGCGATCTCTATGACGCGCGTCCCGACCGGCGCTGCCGGCGCTTCGAATCCGGCGTGTACCGCAACCGGGCCTTTGCCGGCGCAAGCGGCTACGGCGCCGAGATCCGGTTCAAGACCTGGGGCAAGCTCGAGGCGCGCGGCCATGCGCTGCTGCTGCCGCCGGCGCTGGTGCGCGCCCTTGAAGCGGGTCTCGGGCTGGCGCTGCCCGTCGCCGACCGGGTGGGCCGTCTCGCGGACCGGCTCTTCGGGGACATTCGCTGGTCCTATCTCGGCTATTCGCTGCTCGAGCGCATCGTCCCCTGGCTGCGCCGGCGCGGCGCGAGGACGCCGCCGCCGGACATGTTCGCGATCGAACTCTACAATCCGGAACCGGAGCCGGCCTCGCTGCTCTTCTCGATGAGCGTGGATCGGACGAAGCTGCCGCCTGGATCGGGCGCCGATCGGGTTCCGCCGCCGCTCCAGCTCGACCTTGCGATTCCGCCGGGCTATTTTCGGCGGCTCGTCCCCGCTGAGCTGTTCGCGGACCTGCTTGCCTCGGGGCTCCCCTACAACGTCGCGTTCACCCCGGCGGGAGAGGGGCTGGTCCGGCTGGTCTTCCTCACCGCCGACTTCGTCCGCCTCGCGCCCGGCGCGGCTGGTGCGCTCCCGGCGGGCGGGGCCGAGACGAGGCCAGGCGCGAAGTGCGTCGTCTTCGATCTCGACAACACCTTGTGGCGCGGCATCCTCGTCGAAGGGCCGGTTCGGCTGCGGGCCGGGGTCGCCGACCTGTTTCGTTCCCTTGACGAACGCGGCATCCTCATTTCTGCCGTCAGCCGCAACGACCCCGCGGAGGCGATGGCCCAGCTCGAGGCGTTCGGGCTCGCCGACTATATTCTTCACCCGGCGATCGGCTGGGGCGCCAAGTCCGAAGGCCTGCGACGGATCGCGGACGAGCTCGGCCTCGGCCTCGACAGCTTCATGCTCGTCGACGACAGCCCCTTCGAGCGCGACGAGGTGGCGCGCGCGCTCCCCGAGGTCGAGCTGCTCGACGAGCGGGCGCTGGACGATCTCGTCGACCATCCGCGCCTCGCCGGGACCGTGACCCGGGAATCGCGCGCGCGCCGGCTGATGTATCGCGAGGCGGGCGAGCGCGAGGCGGCCGCGCTGACCTTCGGGGACGACTATCTCGAATTCCTGCGCTCCTGCGCGATCGAGGTCGCCGTCCGGCCGGAGCGTCCCGACGATCGCGAACGCGTGCAGGAGCTGGTGCAGCGCACCAATCAGCTGAACTTCTCGGGGCGCAAATATGACCGTCTCGAGCTCGAGCGGCTGCTCGGCGAGCCCGGCCTCGACCGCCACGTCGTCTCGTGCCGCGATCGCTATGGCGACTATGGAATCGTCGGCTTCTGCCTCAGCCGCCGCCTTCCGAGCGGGCTCCTCATCGAGGACCTCATGCTGTCCTGCCGCGTCCAGGGCAAATATGTCGAGCAGGCGCTGCTGAGCCATCTCTGCGCGCGCGGGCGGCCCCGCGTCGTGAAAATCCGCTTTCGGCCCACCGGCCGCAACGCCGCGGCGGCAGCGGTCCTTGGGACGCTGGGCTTCGCCGCCGCGGACGCGGACCTGCTCGCCCGCGATGTTCCGACGGACCGTTTCGCGACCGATCTGGTCGCGGTCAATCGTCCCCGGAGGAGCGCGACGCGCCGGGCCGATGCGCGGCGAGCTTCGCGCGCGCCCGGTAAAGCCGCGTCTCGACCGCCTTCGGGCTGA
- a CDS encoding copper-binding protein, with protein MKTIAIFGAAALALALPACDRSQAPAARDAAANGGQTAGENEVHAAQGNVTAIAGSQVTIAHGPVTSIGWPAMTMAFEASPDQLRGIEVGDAVRFAFREADGTYRLTSLAKSQ; from the coding sequence ATGAAAACCATTGCGATATTCGGCGCGGCCGCCCTGGCGCTCGCGCTTCCCGCCTGCGACCGATCGCAGGCACCCGCCGCGCGAGACGCGGCCGCGAACGGCGGCCAGACCGCCGGCGAGAACGAAGTCCATGCCGCCCAAGGGAACGTGACGGCGATCGCCGGGAGCCAGGTGACCATCGCCCATGGTCCCGTGACCTCCATCGGCTGGCCGGCCATGACCATGGCGTTCGAGGCGTCGCCCGACCAGCTGCGCGGGATCGAGGTCGGCGACGCCGTCCGCTTCGCGTTCCGCGAGGCCGACGGGACGTACCGGCTGACCTCGCTCGCCAAGAGCCAATAG